A window of Kineococcus sp. NBC_00420 genomic DNA:
CTGAGGAGTTGGACGCTTCCGCTTCTCGATCCACTCGGCATCCTTCTCGCGCTGGCGCACGATCGAAGGCATGGTCAGCCGCAGCAGGACGGCGACCAGGACGACGATGACGACAGGGATCCAGGACCTCATCGCGATCGCGACGCCGGCCACGATGACTGCCGCGATCACCATGCCTGCGATGCGTTGTCGTCCGGTCAACATGCTGAGCAGTGTCACTGACCACCCGCCCAGATGCATCGCCAACTGCTGACACCGCTGGAGCTGATCAAAGCTGGGCGGTGGAGGCCCGGTGCTGCCCGTACCTCTCCTCAAGACCGCGGGGACATCGATGTGATGGCGGCAGCACCAGCGACGATCAGATCAGGGGTAGAGCCTGCGACAAGACGACGAGGGACATGGACACGACCCCCAGCTCGTGACCTGTGGTCCACCCCTGCTCCCCGCGCCGTCGCCGCCGCTTGACCTCGACGATGGCGGCGGCGATGAGTGCCAGAGCGGCAACGATGAGGACGACGTTGCTCCACGGTCGGAACATGATCTGCATCCTTGCTGGTGCACCCCGCGAGGGCACCTCGCGGTGCGCCTGTGAGTGACCGCTCATCGACGATGTGCGGGCGATCTTCGTGCTGGGCTTGCATCCGGACATCGATACGACCTCGATGTCGCTGCCAGCTCGGGACCGCGCACGACGCGGGGTGACCGTGAACTGTCGCGGACGCTGTCGACCGATGTGGACCCCGTCCGGTCCACCTCATCCAGGTACTCCTCCCCGTCCCGGTTGCCGAGGGTCAGGTTCGTTTCCGTGGCCACCGCCCGGTTCGCCACGACCCGCACCTCCACGGCCACGTCGTCGATGACGTGCAGCACGAGCAGGGGTGGTTCGGGGGCGGACAGCGTTTCGGCATCGGCTGTGACGCGCATCCCCGTGTCGGGAAACGCCTCGAAGAGGTTGGTGTCCGGTGCGTTCTCCCCGCGGGGAAGGGGCGGTCGTCCGGGTGGAACGGCTCCTCGTGGTTCTCCGGCGGGAGTACTCCGGGAACTCGTGGAGACGCCCGACGTCGACCCGTCGAGGGCCGTTCAACCGATCCTCCTCACCAACGCGGATCCTCGGGGAGGACCGGACCGGGGCAGATTCCCTGGGCTGTCAGCGCCCCGTCAGGCACGTCGGTCGCCGCTCGACACTGACGCCGTCGCCCAGTGCTCGGCTCTCACTCCACCTTGTCTCGTTCTTCCGCGACGCGGTGGGGAACACGGAGCAGGCGGACGGCGGTGACGAGGACGAGGCCGCCGACGACGTTGCCCAGCACCGCCCACGCGGCTGTCCTGGCCCAGTCCGCGTAGCCGAACGGCGCACCGACGTGGAGGGCGGCGAACATCAGCAGGGAGTCCAGGACGCTGTGGAGCAGTTGCGTCCCCGCCAGGAGCGCACCGAAGAGGATGGCGGGGACGAGTTTCACGCCGACGGCCTCGGTGGCGTGCTGCATGCGGGTCATGAGGGTGATGACGGCGCCGGCCAGCACGGCCAGGGCGAAGGACTCCTTGCCGACGCCGAGGTCGATGAAGTGGCGGGCGGAGTCCACCGCCGTGCTCGCGAGGTCGGGGAGGGCGGTCATGATGATCCAGGTGATGACCCATCCGGCGAGGAGGTTCGTCAGCAGGGTCGTCCCCCACAGCCGGGCGAGCTGGGCGAGGGTGCCCCGGCGGGCGACGACGGCGATCACCGGTACGAGGAAGTTCTCGGTGAACAGTTCGCTGCGGGCCAGCAGGAGTGCGACGAAGCCCACCGAGAAGGCGAGACCGGCGAGCAGGTCGTTGCCGGTCTCGTGCTTGACGACGAGGTAGGCGAGCAGACCCGTTCCGACGTCGATTCCTCCGAGGAGGCCGACGCTGAGCAGCGGCAGCAGCGGGCGGCGCAGACGGTCCTCGCCTTCTTCGACGAGGCGGTCGAAGGCGTCTTCCACTTCGTGTTCGGGTTCGTCGGGGCGGTCTGCCGCGCCGGGAAGGTCTGATGCCGTCTGGTCCATGTCACGACTGTCGATGTGACGGCGAAGGCCCGCCAGTGGGAGTTCTGGACGGCTTCGACCGTGCTGGTCCCGGGACGACGGAACGGCCGGACGTCAGGCGGAGGCAGCCACCACCTGCCCCCGACCGACGCGCTGCGACCAAGAGGCCGGCGACAGGTCGAAACGTGCACGCTCACGGGGTCAGCCCACGATCAGCGCCGGCGGCGGAATCCTCACGTTGCTGTGCAGCGACCGTGCCTGGTTCTCGACGACGACCGGAGCGGTGGTGGTGGTGGTCCGGGTCCGAACCCGCGCGTCGTGCAACGCCGCGACCACCCGTTCGGCTCGGTTTCGACCACCGACCTCACTCGCTAACATTTTTCTGTTAGCGTCTAAGTCAAACGTTCATCCCCGACCCCAGGAGCACCCGTGCCGATCCAGAAACCCTCGCCCGCGCAGATCGCCGGCCTCGCCGCCGAGATCGGCTACTCCTCGATCGCCGCAGCACCGGAGGAGTACACCGGGATGATCTCGGGCATGCTCGGGGTGTACGACGCTCTCGACGCGTTCCCGGAGCCACAGGTGCTGGCCGGCCGCGACGCGGTCGAGCACACGGTCCCCTCTGCGGAGGAGGACCCCCACCACGCGTGGGAGGTCCGTGCGTCGATCCGCGGAGCCGCGGGGGGTCTCCTCGCCGGAGTTCGCCTGGGGGTCAAGGACAGCATCCTCGTGGCCGGTCTCCCGATGCGGAACGGTTCGAAGGAACTCGAGGGTTTCGTCCCGAACGCTGATGCCACGGTCGTCACCCGAGCCCTCGCCGCCGGCGCGGAGGTGGTGGGGAAGACCACCAACGAGTACTTCTGCATGTCCGGGGGCAGCCACACCGCAGCGACCGGCGTGGTGCACAACCCGCACCGGAGGGGTTTCTCCTCGGGTGGCTCCTCCAGCGGCAGCGCCGTCGCGCTCGTCACCGGCGACGCCGACATGACCCTCGGCGCCGACCAGGCCGGTTCCATCCGGATGCCGGCGTCCTGGTCCGGTGTCGTCGGCCTGAAACCGACCTACGGACTCGTCCCCTACACCGGCATCGCGACGCTCGACGGCTACTTCGACCACGTCGGCCCCATGACCCGCACGGTCGAGGACAACGCACGCTTCCTCACCGTCCTGGCCGGCTCCGACGGCATCGACCCGCGCCAACGCGACATCTCCGTCGGCGACTACCTCACCGCCCTCGACGCAGGAGTCCGAGGACTCCGGATCGGCATCCTCACGGAAGGGTTCGGCGGCGACCACGCCGAAGCCGGCGTCGACGAGATCGTCGTCGCAGCGGCGGAAGCGTTGCGCGAGCGTGGTGCGATCGTGGACGAGGTGTCGGTGCCGCTGCACGAGCTGGCTCCCGCGCTCTGGACGGCCATCGCCATCGAGGGCATGGCCGAGACGGTCCTGCGCAACCAGGGTTTCGGGTTCGGTCGTCCCGACCACTACCCCGTCGACATGATGCAGCACCTCTTCGACCACCGTGCGGCCGCCGCGGAGCACCCCGCGAACGTGCAGTTGTTCACCCTCGTCGGTCGCTACGTCGACCAGCAGCAGGGTCGCCTGAACTACGCCAAGGCCGTCAACCGGGCCCGGACCCTCCGCGCGGCCTACGACCAGGCGCTGGAGCGCTTCGACGTCCTGATCACCCCGACCACCCCTCAGACCGCGCGCCCGCTGCCGGACCCGGCGCACGGCGCCGGCGCGGCCATCGGGGCGTCGATCGAGATGTCGGCGAACACCACCCCGTTCAACATCACCCACCACCCTGCTCTCAGCGTGCCGTGCGGCACGCTGGACGGACTCCCGGTGGGACTCCAGATCATCGGACGCCACTTCGACGAGGCCGTGCTGTTCCGCGTCGGTCGGGCGATCGAGCAGAACTGAGCCCTTCCGGTGCTCCGGCGCGTTCGCCCGTGATCGAGGAGCGGCTGCGCCGGCTGGACGTCACCGGTGGGATGATGGTGGATGGCCGTCGTCCCACCGGCCGTCATGTCGTCACCGGCGGAAGAGGAAGCGCGTTGACCCGTTCTGACGAGATGCGAGTCCGCATCCTCGACACCGCGTTCGCGCTCCTCACCGACGGCGGTCGTGACGCGGTCACGACGCGCGCCATCACCTCGGCGCTGCACATCCAGGCCCCGACGATCTACCGGATCTTCGGGGACAAGCAGGGTGTGCTCGATGCGGTGGCCCTGCACGGATTCTCCAACCACCTCGCCAGCTGGA
This region includes:
- a CDS encoding formate/nitrite transporter family protein, giving the protein MDQTASDLPGAADRPDEPEHEVEDAFDRLVEEGEDRLRRPLLPLLSVGLLGGIDVGTGLLAYLVVKHETGNDLLAGLAFSVGFVALLLARSELFTENFLVPVIAVVARRGTLAQLARLWGTTLLTNLLAGWVITWIIMTALPDLASTAVDSARHFIDLGVGKESFALAVLAGAVITLMTRMQHATEAVGVKLVPAILFGALLAGTQLLHSVLDSLLMFAALHVGAPFGYADWARTAAWAVLGNVVGGLVLVTAVRLLRVPHRVAEERDKVE
- a CDS encoding amidase, which gives rise to MPIQKPSPAQIAGLAAEIGYSSIAAAPEEYTGMISGMLGVYDALDAFPEPQVLAGRDAVEHTVPSAEEDPHHAWEVRASIRGAAGGLLAGVRLGVKDSILVAGLPMRNGSKELEGFVPNADATVVTRALAAGAEVVGKTTNEYFCMSGGSHTAATGVVHNPHRRGFSSGGSSSGSAVALVTGDADMTLGADQAGSIRMPASWSGVVGLKPTYGLVPYTGIATLDGYFDHVGPMTRTVEDNARFLTVLAGSDGIDPRQRDISVGDYLTALDAGVRGLRIGILTEGFGGDHAEAGVDEIVVAAAEALRERGAIVDEVSVPLHELAPALWTAIAIEGMAETVLRNQGFGFGRPDHYPVDMMQHLFDHRAAAAEHPANVQLFTLVGRYVDQQQGRLNYAKAVNRARTLRAAYDQALERFDVLITPTTPQTARPLPDPAHGAGAAIGASIEMSANTTPFNITHHPALSVPCGTLDGLPVGLQIIGRHFDEAVLFRVGRAIEQN
- a CDS encoding DUF6924 domain-containing protein, whose translation is MRVTADAETLSAPEPPLLVLHVIDDVAVEVRVVANRAVATETNLTLGNRDGEEYLDEVDRTGSTSVDSVRDSSRSPRVVRGPELAATSRSYRCPDASPARRSPAHRR